Proteins from one Solenopsis invicta isolate M01_SB chromosome 11, UNIL_Sinv_3.0, whole genome shotgun sequence genomic window:
- the LOC105200098 gene encoding uncharacterized protein LOC105200098 — MRGDAFPRRCGISPPGTRQTPSLRPADHQSFVSNRAGSHARARRSLFFYFFIFLSHAMSSDRCVLAFLFGLLVFLPPRETHCATNVTEQVQADNALAKLVKMFSKPGAFKRIDAILGENTIEASFTSCPMGEEGLECRRAEARRSVDCPRGDCFCYDCAAAGPDLWASCCRESLRCCSHLAAACRTCDQPTLYPFCAKHFKKCLTQYNEKKQN, encoded by the exons ATGCGAGGCGATGCTTTTCCACGTCGATGTGGGATATCCCCACCAGGTACTCGACAAACACCGAGTCTCCGACCAGCTGATCATCAGTCGTTTGTTTCGAATCGCGCGGGATCGCACGCGCGAGCTCGCCgatctctatttttttatttctttatttttttatctcacgCGATGTCCTCCGACCGGTGCGTACTCGCGTTTCTCTTCGGTTTGTTGGTGTTTCTTCCGCCGCGCGAAACCCACTGTGCCACAAACGTAACGGAGCAGGTCCAGGCGGACAACGCGCTGGCGAAATTGGTGAAGATGTTCTCCAAACCGGGCGCGTTTAAGCGA attgaCGCGATACTGGGTGAAAATACTATCGAGGCATCGTTCACGAGCTGCCCGATGGGTGAGGAGGGTCTGGAGTGTCGAAGGGCGGAGGCACGGCGATCGGTTGACTGTCCTCGAG GAGACTGTTTCTGTTACGATTGCGCCGCTGCCGGACCTGACTTGTGGGCCTCTTGTTGCCGTGAAAGCTTAAGATGCTGCTCTCATCTCGCGGCGGCTTGCAGGACGTGCGATCAACCAACATTGTACCCCTTCTGTGCAAAGCATTTCAAGAAGTGCCTGACGCAGTATAAtgagaagaaacaaaattag
- the LOC105200097 gene encoding MAU2 chromatid cohesion factor homolog: MASSQDAWYLSLLGLAENFRTSSPPNIKSCIQCLQAVFHFKPPPRVEARTHLQLGNILLTHTKNIDLARYHLDQAWRLSQNINTFDDVKFEAASVVAELYEQQQQPNLSKPILRKAIELSQHNVYWHCRLIFQLAQIHASEKDFVAASSLLAVGVDYSHISNACYTKVLFLLSRCMLLLIDKKFTEVHPLLNSANHHIENWQGNSYQKDYLKVYFLVLQVCHYLMAGQVKSVKPCLKQLQQSIQTIMSPSWPADDVVTGSNIGDMFIWMPKDHLYVLVYLVTVMHSMQAGYMDKAQKYTDKALSQIEKLKIIDNKPILSVFQLMLLEHIIMCRLVMGNKSVALTEISQACQLCRRQPRLLQGHRPQLHVLLGLYAMSMNCMEAAEAQFTAALRMSQERELWTFANLNLAIVYLRSKKEAELGILLERINPESLPSHSHSLRAAAYYVQGLQAFFGARYNEAKRYLRETLKMANSEDLNRLTSCSLVLLGHIFLSLGNSRESMNMVTPAMQLASKIPDVHVQLWATAILKDLYRMCNEPPRETEAYQMHCTFSQTLLKDHFQSTQMSEHSLIHWIDGPVPALPTNPPPSTSQAIL, encoded by the exons ATGGCGTCTTCTCAGGACGCTTGGTATCTCTCGTTGCTCGGTCTCGCCGAGAATTTCCGCACGTCGAGCCCGCCCAACATCAAGTCGTGCATCCAGTGTCTGCAGGCGGTTTTCCATTTCAAGCCACCGCCGCGCGTCGAGGCGCGCACCCACCTTCAGCTAGGCAACATCTTGCTTACGCACACGAAAAACATCGATTTGGCGCGATACCACCTAGATCAAGCG TGGCGTCTGAGTCAGAATATAAATACGTTCGACGACGTGAAGTTCGAGGCGGCCAGCGTCGTCGCGGAGCTGTACGAACAGCAACAGCAGCCGAACTTGAGTAAACCGATTTTGAGGAAGGCGATAGAACTATCTCAGCACAATGTTTACTGGCACTGCAGGCTCATCTTTCAACTTGCG CAAATTCACGCTTCGGAGAAGGACTTTGTCGCGGCGAGCAGTTTGCTCGCAGTGGGCGTTGACTATTCTCACATAAGTAACGCCTGTTACACCAAAGTTCTCTTTCTCCTAAGTCGGTGTATGTTGCTGCTAATTGACAAGAAGTTCACTGAAGTTCATCCCCTTCTAAATTCAGCGAACCATCATATAGAGAATTGGCAAGGCAACTCATATCAAAAGGATTATTTGAAGGTGTATTTTCTAGTTCTTCAAGTGTGTCACTATCTTATGGCAGGCCAG GTGAAAAGTGTGAAACCTTGTTTGAAACAATTGCAACAAAGTATACAAACTATAATGTCGCCTAGCTGGCCAGCTGATGATGTGGTCACAGGCTCCAATATCGGAGACATGTTTATATGGATGCCAAAGGACCATCTGTATGTCTTGGTCTATTTAGTAACCGTCATGCATTCTATGCAAGCTGGATACATGGATAAGGCACAGAAATATACTGATAAAGCGCTTAGTCAAATTGAAAAACTGAAAA ttattgatAATAAACCTATCTTGTCTGTATTTCAATTAATGCTCTTGGAGCATATAATCATGTGCCGGCTTGTAATGGGAAACAAAAGCGTAGCTCTTACAGAAATTTCTCAAGCTTGCCAACTCTGCAGGCGACAGCCTAGGTTACTTCAAGGCCATAGACCACAATTACATGTATTACTAGGTTTATATGCAATGTCTATGAATTGTATGGAAGCTGCAGAGGCTCAGTTCACTGCTGCACTCAGA ATGTCACAAGAGAGGGAACTATGGACATTTGCGAATTTGAACCTAGCGATAGTATATCTTAGATCAAAGAAGGAGGCTGAGCTGGGAATATTACTAGAAAGGATAAATCCAGAATCTCTACCATCACATTCTCATTCTTTGAGGGCAGCTGCATATTATGTACAAGGACTCCAAGCTTTCTTTGGTGCTAGATACAATGAAGCAAA GCGATATCTTAGAGAGACCTTAAAAATGGCAAATTCAGAAGACTTGAACAGGCTTACTTCCTGTAGTCTTGTACTTTTGGGACACATATTTCTCTCGTTGGGAAATAGTAGAGAATCAATGAATATGGTCACACCTGCGATGCAATTAGCTTCTAAAATACCTGATGTACATGTACAATTGTGGGCTACTGCCATTTTAAAAG atTTATATAGAATGTGTAATGAACCTCCTCGCGAAACCGAAGCGTATCAAATGCATTGCACGTTCTCTCAAACCCTCTTGAAGGACCATTTTCAAAGTACTCAAATGAGTGAGCACTCACTCATTCATTGGATAGATGGCCCGGTGCCTGCATTGCCCACTAATCCACCACCTTCTACGTCGCAAGCAATACTCTAA